The Leadbettera azotonutricia ZAS-9 genome has a window encoding:
- a CDS encoding glycosyltransferase family 32 protein, producing the protein MIPKIIHYCWLSNDPIPEQYLNCMKSWRQNLPDYEFILWNLERFNIEDSIWVKQAFYKKKYAFAADFIRLYAVFNFGGIYIDMDIEIVKPFDILLNNNIILSYENQYSKNIEAGFFGAEKGNAFIKKCLDYYNKREFSEPILIMPEIMKSILQESFLNENIHVYSHDYFTAKDTRTGIIKITNNTFAIHHFAANWKSKSDKNNIKIMWKITRIFGDNIFSRTIYHSVFKFKNIINRIRINGLSTSIKYYYKKYHIK; encoded by the coding sequence ATGATTCCTAAAATAATACATTATTGTTGGCTTTCAAATGATCCAATTCCAGAACAATACCTAAATTGTATGAAATCTTGGAGACAAAATCTTCCAGATTATGAATTTATTTTATGGAATTTAGAACGATTTAATATAGAAGATTCTATTTGGGTAAAACAAGCATTCTACAAAAAAAAATATGCTTTTGCCGCTGATTTTATTAGATTATATGCTGTATTTAATTTTGGTGGGATATATATTGACATGGATATAGAAATAGTTAAACCATTTGATATATTGCTAAATAATAATATTATCCTTTCATATGAAAATCAATATAGTAAAAATATAGAAGCTGGATTTTTTGGAGCTGAAAAAGGAAATGCTTTCATAAAAAAATGTTTAGATTATTATAACAAACGAGAATTTTCCGAACCAATATTAATTATGCCTGAAATAATGAAATCCATATTACAAGAATCATTTCTTAATGAAAACATTCATGTTTATTCCCATGATTATTTTACAGCAAAAGATACAAGAACAGGAATAATCAAAATAACTAATAATACTTTTGCTATACATCATTTTGCAGCTAATTGGAAATCAAAGTCAGATAAAAACAATATCAAAATCATGTGGAAAATTACAAGAATATTTGGCGACAATATTTTTTCAAGAACAATTTATCATTCCGTTTTTAAGTTTAAAAATATTATTAATAGAATAAGAATAAATGGCCTATCTACATCAATAAAATACTATTATAAGAAATATCACATAAAATAA
- a CDS encoding IS30 family transposase, translating into MFTRTFTHRSVVIKKFTPKSPEKYTQLTLAEREEISLGRNSNTPVCETAAKLGRSPSTIYRELKRGRPCKNNVQYRAHKAQMRSDERKKAGHFRERIPNKEIKAYIVDKLRQGWSPELIAGRLAKDNRSLKTNYETIYQWIYEDRPDLFCYLVRHHKKRRDRGSAKGKRLPKVLYRTMIGERPRYIDNRKEFGHWEADTAISRQSKAAIMATVERKTRFLLVRKIKSKSAPCMHEALVKCLGEYSLRNRMSITYDNGTENAFHLATNNCLNTKSYFCNPYHSWEKGSIENRIGILRRYFPKKTNWILITQAQIDKVVKEINSRPMKRLGFRTPYEAFVALRS; encoded by the coding sequence CCCCAAATCGCCTGAAAAGTATACCCAACTAACCCTTGCGGAGAGGGAGGAGATTTCTTTGGGCCGGAATTCCAATACTCCCGTGTGTGAAACGGCCGCGAAGCTGGGGAGATCCCCCAGCACTATTTACCGGGAATTAAAGAGAGGCAGGCCGTGCAAGAACAACGTCCAATACCGGGCCCACAAGGCCCAGATGCGGAGCGATGAAAGGAAAAAGGCCGGCCATTTCAGGGAAAGGATACCAAACAAGGAGATAAAGGCTTACATTGTTGACAAACTGCGGCAGGGGTGGTCTCCCGAACTCATAGCGGGCAGATTAGCCAAGGACAATCGCAGTTTGAAGACCAATTATGAAACCATTTATCAATGGATTTACGAAGACAGGCCGGATCTATTCTGCTATCTTGTCCGGCACCATAAGAAACGCAGGGATCGAGGCTCCGCAAAGGGCAAAAGGCTGCCAAAAGTGCTTTATAGGACCATGATTGGCGAAAGGCCCCGGTATATCGACAACCGCAAGGAATTTGGCCATTGGGAGGCCGACACGGCCATATCCAGGCAAAGCAAGGCGGCCATAATGGCTACCGTTGAACGGAAAACCCGGTTTTTATTGGTCAGGAAAATAAAGAGCAAATCGGCCCCCTGCATGCATGAAGCCCTGGTCAAATGCCTTGGGGAATATTCATTGCGAAACCGCATGTCAATCACCTATGACAATGGGACTGAAAACGCTTTTCACCTGGCAACCAATAATTGCTTGAATACAAAATCGTATTTCTGCAATCCCTACCACAGCTGGGAAAAAGGGAGCATTGAAAACAGGATTGGGATTCTCAGGAGATATTTTCCCAAAAAGACGAATTGGATCTTGATCACGCAGGCACAAATTGATAAGGTAGTAAAAGAAATAAATTCCAGGCCTATGAAGCGATTAGGCTTTAGAACACCTTACGAGGCCTTTGTTGCACTTCGCTCTTAA